ACAAGGGAGCTTGACTGCGAGACCTACAAGTCGAGCAGGGTCGAAAGACGGACTTAGTGATCCGGTGGTTCCGCATGGAAGGGCCATCGCTCAACGGATAAAAGCTACCCCGGGGATAACAGGCTTATCTCCCCCAAGAGTTCACATCGACGGGGAGGTTTGGCACCTCGATGTCGGCTCATCGCATCCTGGGGCTGTAGTCGGTCCCAAGGGTTGGGCTGTTCGCCCATTAAAGCGGTACGCGAGCTGGGTTCAGAACGTCGTGAGACAGTTCGGTCCCTATCCGTCGTGGGCGTAGGAAATTTGAGAGGAGCTGTCCTTAGTACGAGAGGACCGGGATGGACATACCTCTGGTGTACCAGTTGTCGCGCCAGCGGCATAGCTGGGTAGCTATGTATGGACGGGATAAGTGCTGAAAGCATCTAAGCATGAAGCCCCCCTCAAGATGAGATTTCCCAACTTCGGTTATAAGATCCCTCAAAGATGATGAGGTTAATAGGTTCGGGGTGTAAGCGCAGTAATGTGTGTAGCTGACGAATACTAATCGATCGAAGACTTAATCAAAATTTTTAACTCGGTTTATGCCGTAAAATCTGCTTACTATCTAGTTTTGAATGTGTAATATCATTCTTAATATTTTTACTATTTGTCTGGTGATGATGGCAAAGAGGTCACACCTGTTCCCATGCCGAACACAGAAGTTAAGCTCTTTAGCGCCGATGGTAGTTGGACTTACGTTCCGCGAGAGTAGGACGTTGCCGGGCAAATACCAAAAGTATTTAAAACAAAATATACTATTAAACATTTAAATGGAGAATTAGCTCAGCTGGGAGAGCATCTGCCTTACAAGCAGAGGGTCGGCGGTTCGAACCCGTCATTCTCCACCATTTAAAGCCGGCCTAGCTCAACTGGTAGAGCAACTGACTTGTAATCAGTAGGTTGGGGGTTCAAGTCCTCTGGCCGGCACCATGTTTTTTAGAGCCATTAGCTCAGTTGGTAGAGCATCTGACTTTTAATCAGAGGGTCAGAGGTTCGAATCCTCTATGGCTCACCATTAGCGGGTGTGGCGGAATTGGCAGACGCACTAGACTTAGGATCTAGCGCCGCAAGGCGTGGGGGTTCGACTCCCTTCACCCGCATTATTATTAATATGATTCAAGCATTTAATTTAGCAGAAGTAGTTCAGCGGTAGAATACAACCTTGCCAAGGTTGGGGTCGCGGGTTCGAATCCCGTCTTCTGCTCCATTATATGCCGGGGTGGCGGAACTGGCAGACGCACAGGACTTAAAATCCTGCGGTAAGTGATTACCGTACCGGTTCGATTCCGGTCCTCGGCACCATATTAATATGCGCCCGTAGCTCAATTGGATAGAGCGTTTGACTACGGATCAAGAGGCTAGGGGTTCGACTCCTCTCGGGCGCGTAATGACCATTTATGGTTACGGGAAGTAGCTCAGCTTGGTAGAGCACTTGGTTTGGGACCAAGGGGTCGCAGGTTCGAATCCTGTCTTCCCGACTCTTTTAAAAGTTACATATTGAATGGGGGCTTAGCTCAGATGGGAGAGCGCCTGCTTTGCACGCAGGAGGTCAGCGGTTCGATCCCGCTAGTCTCCACCATTTAAATAATAATATCATCATGGCGGCGTAGCTCAGCTGGCTAGAGCGTACGGTTCATACCCGTGAGGTCGGGGGTTCGATCCCCTCCGCCGCCATTAAAATTTTGAATATGGAATACATATTTTAAATTTAGGACCTTTAGCTCAGTTGGTCAGAGCAAACGGCTCATAACCGTTGGGTCGCAGGTTCGAGTCCTGCAAGGTCCATACTTATATAGTGGAGGAATACCCAAGTTCGGCTGAAGGGATCGGTCTTGAAAACCGACAGGGGCTTAACGGCTCGCGGGGGTTCGAATCCCTCTTCCTCCGCCATTATATTTGTAAAATTATTTATTATTATCGCGGGATGGAGCAGTTCGGTAGCTCGTCGGGCTCATAACCCGAAGGTCGGTGGTTCAAATCCGCCTCCCGCAATTATTATTAGGTCCCGTGGTGTAGCGGTTAACATGCCTGCCTGTCACGCAGGAGATCGCGGGTTCGATTCCCGTCGGGACCGCCATTTTTTTAAAATTTCATGTATGGCTCAGTAGCTCAGTCGGTAGAGCAAAGGACTGAAAATCCTTGTGTCGGCGGTTCGATTCCGTCCTGAGCCATTTTTATCTTTTAGCCGGCCTAGCTCAACTGGTAGAGCAACTGACTTGTAATCAGTAGGTTGGGGGTTCAAGTCCTCTGGCCGGCACCATCTAACGGAGGGGTAGCGAAGTGGCTAAACGCGGCGGACTGTAAATCCGCTCCTTCGGGTTCGGCAGTTCGAATCTGCCCCCCTCCACCATTTATATTTTTTAGGGGCATAGTTTAACGGTAGAATAGAGGTCTCCAAAACCTTTGATGTGGGTTCGATTCCTACTGCCCCTGCCATGGCGATTGTGGCGAAGTGGTTAACGCATCGGATTGTGGTTCCGACACTCGTGGGTTCGATTCCCATCAGTCGCCCTTATTTTTTTATTAATGGGCTATAGCCAAGCGGTAAGGCAACGGACTTTGACTCCGTCACGCGCTGGTTCGAATCCAGCTAGCCCAGTACTTAGGCGGCATAGCCAAGTGGTAAGGCCGAGGTCTGCAAAACCTCTATTCACCGGTTCAAATCCGGTTGCCGCCTCCATTAATAACTTGCGGGAGTATTTCAACTCTTAGAATACATTCCTTCCCGGAATGAGATATAGGTGTAAGTCCTATCTTCCGCTCCAATATTGTTTTATATGAATAATTTTTAAAATGCGGGAGTATTTCAACTCTTAGAATGCATTCCTTCCCGGAATGAGGTATAGGTGTAAGTCCTATCTTCCGCTCCAATACTGCTTTGTATTATTAATTTTTAAAATGCGGGAGTATTTCAACTTTTAGAATACATTCCTTCCCGGAATGAGATATAGGTGTAAGTCCTATCTTCCGCTCCATTAATTCTTCCATTGGGAAGATTTTTTTGTAGATATATCATTGTGCCGGTGTGGTGGAATTGGCAGACACGCGGGACTCAAAATCCCGTGTCCGTTGAGGACGTGTCGGTTCGAACCCGACCACCGGTATAAATAGTAAAACCGTAAACATGATGTTTACGGTTTTTTTATTTGTCATTATATATATTTAAATTTGTGATCACTAAAAATTATATTGAAGAAGTTCAGTGAAATTTATATAATATTATAGACATTAATTACAAGCAGAAAAACAAAATTACGATAAGAAGTAGCTTCTATTAATAATCAATTGTTAGTAGGTAATATTTTTAAGGGAGTATACCTAGACTAATTATTAATTTGACTTATATTCAGTTATCCTGTGGAATAAGTGCAGATAAAAAGTATTATAAAAGGTAGGTTATAAATTTGAAAATTTTATTATCATATATTTGCTTTTCAGCAATTATGTTAATACTTTTAACAATATTTAATTTGATATTTAGTGATAGCATTGAATGGAGAAAGAATATAATAGTATCTGTAATAACTTATCCGGTATATCTTTTCTTTGATAAGACAATTGGAATTAAGTCGAAATAGTATTTTTACTTTTCACATTTTATGTCTTGTACTTTGATTTTTACATAAATAGAGTAATAGGAAAAACACCTTAACTACGATATTGCACTAACCCCAGGATGTGGGAGTAAAATAAAAACACTTTCGTTGAATTCATATTAAAATGAATTTATACGGAGGTGTTTTTTCTATGAAAAGAGTGGCATATTCAGTTGAAACAAAATATAAAGTAGTAGAAATGAAACTTAAAGGATATAGCGCAAGAGAAATAATGGATGCTTTAAATATTAAAAATGAATCTCAAGTTAAAGTGTGGTGGAAATGGTATAGAAATGGGGAAACACATAGATTCAATCAACAAGTAGGTAAACAATATTCCTATGGAAAAGGAAATGAAGAATTTAGCACTGTTGAAACACTAAAAATTGAATTAAAGCGCAAAGAAGTAGAAAATGAAATTTTAAAAAAGTACAAGGAATTGGAAAGGAAGTGGTCCCAGAAGTAGTTGTTGAATTAGTAAATGAATTGAAATCTAAATATACAGTGAAAGTCATTTTAGAAGCTTTAGATATTCCAAAATCAAATTATTACAGATGGAAAAACAAAGATTTCAGTATATCTGAGGATGAACGAGAAATTATAGAACTATGTAAGAAACATCGTTTTACATATGGTTATAGAAAAATAACTGCCTTGTTAAATAGAAAAAATAATAAAAAAATTAATCACAAGAAAGTACAAAGGATTATGCAAAAACATAAATTAAATTGTAAAGTACGCGTGAAGAAATCGAAAAGACCAGGAAACCCATATTATAAGACACATAATCTATTGAATAGAAATTTCAAAGCAGAGAAACCTTTAGAAGTACTTTTAACAGATATCACTTATTTACCCTTCGGGAATACAATGTTGTATCTTTCATCTATCATGGATGCTTACAATGGTGAAATTGTGGCATATAAAATTGGTAAAAACCAAAATCAAGAATTAGTAAATGAGACATTAAAACAACTTCAATTGGAACCAGGAGCTATATTACATAGTGATCAAGGAAGTGTGTATACTTCTTATGAATACTATGCCCTATGTACAGAAAAAGGCATTACCAGAAGCATGTCCCGTAAGGGAACGCCAGCTGATAATGCCCCAATAGAATGTTTTCATGCCTCTCTAAAGTGTGAAACATTCTACTTAAACAGTGAGCTTAGAAGCTCTAATACTATTGTAATAGATATTGTCGAAAATTACATTGAAAACTATAATAAAGTTAGAATTCAACAAAAACTAGGCTACTTATCCCCTATAGAATATAGGAAATTAGCAGCCTAGAAAATAGTGTTTTTATTGAGCTCCCTTAGTAAGGGTGCAGTGCCATATAGTTAAGGTGTTTTTTTGCTTACGTTTTTTATAACTTAATAATGTAATCAATATTGTGATCTTTGTACATTTTACTTCTCGTCATAACAAATGGTATGTTGTACTTTTCTTTCATCTTAATTGCTTTTGATAAGCTATCATCAGTACATGCGACGATTTCGACGTTCGTTGTGTGTTGAATGATTTCTAAATATATTTCTGACGTAATATTGCATCCATCAATACCAATTTTTTGCTTATTCATAACAATTACCCCCTAGATTTTATTAATTAAAGGATAATCTATGAAATGCATTTCATGTCAACGGTTTAAATTCTTAACGGATTCTCTTTGTATTAGTTTAGTTTCAAATGATGTGTGACTTATAGAAGTGTTATATAGTTGTTTAAATAAATGTCTACCTATTTGCAGTAGGGGAATTTCTACTGTTGTTAAGTTGACTAGGTTTGATATTTCATGATTCTCAAATCCAATTATTGATAAACGTTGTTTTAAATCATCATTTATACTTAAGATTAATCCTGCAGCAGTGCTGTCACCCGTAACAATAATAGCAGTAGGTGGGTGTGTTAACGATTCAAGCTTTTTACATAATTTATTGCCATCTTCTAGTAAGACATAGTTTTCGAAAATGTTCTGTGGATCAAATGTAAGTTCTTTATTTTTACAAAAATCTTTATATGCTTGAATGCGTTGTATTGAACTTGTACTCTTTGTTCTATTAACGACACAACCGATGTGCCTATGACCGTAATCGTACAAATGATTTAATGCTTTTAAAAATGCTTCGTAGTGGTCTATGTATGTAGAATGTAAATTTGTATGATCTGTGTTTTCAAAAATGGATATCGGACCATATTGAAGATAATCATTGATAATATTTAAAGAAATGTTTCTTGAACAGATAATCAGTCCATCAAGTTGTTTCAGTTTTAACATTTCAAGTGCATCAAGTTCTTGATCAAGGTCATAAGCAGTTTGAAAGAGTACAATTTTTTTATTCATTTTAATTGCTTCTTCAGATATACCCTGTATAAGTTTTGAAAAGTAAGGATGACTTGAGAAAGGAATAATTACTCCAATTAAATGTGTTTTCCCCGTTTTTAAATGAATAGCATTAATATTAGGGATGTAATTTATATCTTTAATGACTTGTAAAACTTTTTCTCTCTTTTCTTTATTAACATAAGGGTGATTATTTAAGACTCTAGAAACTGTACTAGGGGAAACACCGGCTTTTTTAGCAACATCATTTAAATTAGGCATACAAGTACCACCTTTCGTATGTTCTCCCATTAATTTTAACACAGGGACCAATTGTGATGTCGTTAGCAATCAATTAAAAATATATTGTTTAATAAATTAAACTCCTATATGATTAATACATATTTATTTTTGGAGGAATCGTATGAATCAGCATTACACAGTTAAAGAATTTTTCTTTAACATATTAAATGGAATAGGTGTAGGTATTGTCATCGCACTTATACCAAACGCAATACTGGGCGTATTATTTAGTTATTTAGCTCAATTTCATCCATTGCTAGAAATGTTTTATCAAGCATTAATACTGATGCAATTTGCGATGAGCTTCATTATTGGTATTGTTGTTGCGAATCAATTTAAATTCCAAGCAACCGATGCAGTTATGATTGGTGCAGCTGGTTTAATCGGTTCTGGTGCACTTCATTACGAAAATGGACAATTCACATTCGCCAGCATAGGTGATGTCGTCAATTTAATAGTTGTATTAATTATTAGTTGCTATTTAATGATTAAATTAAAAGGTAAATTTGGATCATTAGATATGTTGATTTTACCAATTGTGATTTCAGTATTCAGTGGCTTTATTGGTATGCTAACATTGCCTTATGTGAGCATCGTGACTAAAGGAATCGGTAAATTAATTGAACAGTTCTCTACATTCAATCCATTACTTATGTGTATCTTAATTGCTATAGCATATGCATTGTTAATGGTTACACCTATATCAGTAGTTGCGATTGCAACAGCTGTTGGTTTACAAGGTTTAAGTTCAGGGGCAGGTAATATGGGTATTGTAGCTGCTTGTGTGACATTCTTAATGGGATCATGGAAAGTGAATGATAAAGGTATAAATATCGTATTAATCATCGGCGCTGCTAAAATGATGATACCGGTCTATTTTAAAAATCCTATTATTATAATTCCGTTAATGATAAATGGATTAATGAGTGGTTTATTAACTTATTTTGTAGGGATTAAAGGTACGCCAATGTCTACAGGATTTGGTTATACAGGATTTGTCGGTCCAGCAAATGCATTGAAGTTCATGGATGGTTCGATATTAAATAATGTCTTATTATTGATTTGTGCATATTTTGTTATACCATTTGTATTTGCATTTCTTGTACATAAACTTTGTTTGAAATACTTACCAAAGTATAAAAAAGAAATCTTTTTATTTAAAGAAACATCGTAATTTTAATGAAGCTGAGGCTGAGACATAATGCATGTCTCAGTCTCTTTTAGTATCTAATCATCCTTGCCGGGGCGGGACAACGAAATCTTTTTTATGAAAATTAGATTTCTGTCCCGCTCCCATTTTTTAATTTTATTGAGGACATTATAAGT
The Mammaliicoccus sp. Dog046 genome window above contains:
- a CDS encoding IS3 family transposase (programmed frameshift), which encodes MKRVAYSVETKYKVVEMKLKGYSAREIMDALNIKNESQVKVWWKWYRNGETHRFNQQVGKQYSYGKGNEEFSTVETLKIELKRKEVENEIFKKVQGIGKEVVPEVVVELVNELKSKYTVKVILEALDIPKSNYYRWKNKDFSISEDEREIIELCKKHRFTYGYRKITALLNRKNNKKINHKKVQRIMQKHKLNCKVRVKKSKRPGNPYYKTHNLLNRNFKAEKPLEVLLTDITYLPFGNTMLYLSSIMDAYNGEIVAYKIGKNQNQELVNETLKQLQLEPGAILHSDQGSVYTSYEYYALCTEKGITRSMSRKGTPADNAPIECFHASLKCETFYLNSELRSSNTIVIDIVENYIENYNKVRIQQKLGYLSPIEYRKLAA
- a CDS encoding LacI family DNA-binding transcriptional regulator; translation: MPNLNDVAKKAGVSPSTVSRVLNNHPYVNKEKREKVLQVIKDINYIPNINAIHLKTGKTHLIGVIIPFSSHPYFSKLIQGISEEAIKMNKKIVLFQTAYDLDQELDALEMLKLKQLDGLIICSRNISLNIINDYLQYGPISIFENTDHTNLHSTYIDHYEAFLKALNHLYDYGHRHIGCVVNRTKSTSSIQRIQAYKDFCKNKELTFDPQNIFENYVLLEDGNKLCKKLESLTHPPTAIIVTGDSTAAGLILSINDDLKQRLSIIGFENHEISNLVNLTTVEIPLLQIGRHLFKQLYNTSISHTSFETKLIQRESVKNLNR
- a CDS encoding PTS transporter subunit IIC; this translates as MNQHYTVKEFFFNILNGIGVGIVIALIPNAILGVLFSYLAQFHPLLEMFYQALILMQFAMSFIIGIVVANQFKFQATDAVMIGAAGLIGSGALHYENGQFTFASIGDVVNLIVVLIISCYLMIKLKGKFGSLDMLILPIVISVFSGFIGMLTLPYVSIVTKGIGKLIEQFSTFNPLLMCILIAIAYALLMVTPISVVAIATAVGLQGLSSGAGNMGIVAACVTFLMGSWKVNDKGINIVLIIGAAKMMIPVYFKNPIIIIPLMINGLMSGLLTYFVGIKGTPMSTGFGYTGFVGPANALKFMDGSILNNVLLLICAYFVIPFVFAFLVHKLCLKYLPKYKKEIFLFKETS